The Mercurialis annua linkage group LG8, ddMerAnnu1.2, whole genome shotgun sequence genome window below encodes:
- the LOC126660215 gene encoding uncharacterized protein LOC126660215, translating to MAALSLTHNFIHNNKSSTQGLKTRNYTKVVAQLSCQGDQPIDNSTPKVKKELKKVMMVRQVLSSLEKLGKGVKDSLSPKQKGDWKDVVLMSLSFAVYVYISQQIVCAYCAWNSMFK from the coding sequence ATGGCAGCTCTATCACTAACTCATAACTTCATCCACAACAATAAAAGTTCAACTCAAGGGTTGAAAACAAGAAATTACACAAAAGTTGTTGCACAATTGTCTTGCCAAGGAGATCAGCCAATTGACAATTCTACCCCTAAAGTGAAGAAAGAATTGAAGAAAGTGATGATGGTGAGGCAAGTTTTGAGTAGTTTAGAGAAATTGGGGAAGGGAGTTAAGGATAGCTTGAGCCCCAAGCAAAAGGGTGATTGGAAAGATGTGGTGTTGATGAGTTTGTCATTTGCTGTTTATGTGTATATTTCTCAGCAGATTGTTTGTGCTTATTGTGCTTGGAATTCTATGTTCAAGTAA